A window of the Vigna angularis cultivar LongXiaoDou No.4 chromosome 3, ASM1680809v1, whole genome shotgun sequence genome harbors these coding sequences:
- the LOC108324176 gene encoding syntaxin-43, with amino-acid sequence MATRNRTLLFRKHRDALKAVRIPSISSPQSTSSRGGGGPVIELVSSSLLNPNRSYTPLSTDDPGNSSRGPNAVNLGLPPAWVDLSEEISANVQRARTKMAELAKAHAKALMPSFGDGKEDQHAIETLTHEITDLIKRSEKRLRRLSASGPSEDSNVRKNVQRSLATDLQNLSVELRKKQSTYLKRLRLQKEGQDGVDLEINLNGGKSRFEDDDLDNMVFNEHQMAKLKKSEAFTVEREKEIQQVVESVNELAQIMKDLSVLVIDQGTIVDRIDYNIQNVATTVEDGLKQLQKAERTQKKGGMVMCATVLVIMCFVMLVLLIIKEIIL; translated from the exons ATGGCGACGAGAAATCGCACTCTGCTTTTCAGAAAACACAGAGATGCGTTGAAGGCTGTTCGCATTCCCTCCATCTCTTCGCCGCAGTCCACCTCCTCCCGCGGTGGCGGTGGCCCTGTCATCGAATTGGTCAGCTCTTCGCTTCTCAATCCCAATCGCTCTTACACTCCGCTTAGTACCGATGATCCTGGTAATTCGAG TCGTGGTCCAAATGCAGTCAATTTGGGGCTACCTCCTGCGTGGGTGGATTTATCGGAAGAAATATCAGCAAATGTGCAACGTGCACGCACAAAAATGGCCGAGTTGGCCAAGGCTCATGCAAAGGCTTTGATGCCGTCATTTGGAGATGGGAAAGAAGATCAACATGCTATTGAGACTCTAACACACGAGATAACTGACTTAATAAAGAGGTCGGAGAAGAGACTCAGAAGACTTTCTGCTTCTGGGCCTTCTGAGGATTCCAATGTCAGAAAAAACGTGCAG CGATCTCTTGCTACTGACCTTCAGAACCTCTCTGTTGAGCTACGCAAGAAACAATCAACTTATTTAAAGCGCCTCAGACTACAGAAAGAG GGTCAAGATGGAGTTGATCTAGAGATCAATTTGAATGGAGGTAAATCAagatttgaagatgatgatttaGATAATATG GTATTTAATGAGCATCAAATGGCCAAGCTGAAGAAAAGTGAAGCATTCACagtagaaagagaaaaagagatcCAGCAG GTTGTGGAATCTGTGAACGAGCTTGCTCAGATCATGAAGGATTTATCAGTACTAGTCATAGACCAG GGAACCATCGTCGATAGAATAGACTACAACATTCAGAATGTTGCAACCACAGTCGAGGATGGGCTTAAACAGCTGCAGAAG GCAGAGAGAACTCAGAAAAAAGGGGGTATGGTAATGTGTGCTACTGTGCTTGTCATCATGTGCTTCGTAATGTTGGTTCTCTTAATCATTAAGGAAATTATTTTGTGA